A region of Pyxidicoccus parkwaysis DNA encodes the following proteins:
- a CDS encoding Ig-like domain-containing protein, translating into MTPKHLLTLSLCILAACGDSKPEPKPDPTPDPTPGCDAASLSVKLLAPSGPVTTRGTVQVSLAVTGKVDTVEVLRDGLVLATVAAPYSYTWDTTSVLEGTHEVQGRATCGTTRVTSDVQTVMVDRTPPAVTGRTPSPDAEVAAGSGIRVDFSESVLPSTVTSDSLMLKVDGFRVDATMSLSTDGRALTLTPTKPLAAPARAEVTLAAGLTDAVGNLVVPPSPWTFTVPRWLAAPGAVPPVQAGERFASQPILQLDATGQPVVAFLSASGPSTSAVTRTARWTGSAWTPLLESGASEALALGFAMGPQGRIMFASLHHPSSQRLDVDFHTPGKEPATDFIFDCVEPVTAVGPLGTGAVACAYALSGVPPYSLVVETFGSGAGAELSVLGAGEAEDQRLPALALDAEDRPVVAYLDKQKAFAVARWSGTAWSFLGTRLQTQGLSGEPIVRIDSAKQPVLAWREVEGSTSRVRIHRFVGSSWSQVVSPSGVALPPANAPSLAMTLDGNGQPVLAWTEAGTPAKVRVSRFDGSTWTSLGDVSRAGADVLLGRGGLELDAQGRPVLGTVVRAGGVSDVQVWRLNVP; encoded by the coding sequence ATGACCCCCAAGCACCTGCTGACCCTGTCCCTTTGCATCCTCGCTGCCTGTGGTGACTCCAAGCCGGAGCCGAAACCGGACCCGACGCCGGACCCGACGCCCGGCTGTGATGCCGCGAGCCTGTCCGTGAAGCTTCTCGCCCCCTCGGGGCCGGTGACGACGCGAGGCACGGTGCAGGTGTCGCTCGCCGTCACCGGAAAGGTGGACACGGTGGAGGTGCTGCGCGACGGCCTCGTGCTGGCGACGGTGGCCGCGCCGTACAGCTACACGTGGGATACGACTTCCGTGCTGGAAGGCACCCACGAGGTCCAGGGCCGCGCCACCTGCGGCACCACGCGCGTCACCAGCGACGTGCAGACGGTGATGGTGGACCGGACGCCGCCCGCCGTCACCGGGCGCACTCCCAGCCCCGACGCGGAGGTCGCCGCGGGCAGTGGCATCCGCGTGGACTTCTCCGAGTCCGTCCTCCCCTCCACTGTCACCTCGGATTCCCTCATGCTGAAGGTGGATGGCTTTCGCGTGGACGCGACGATGTCCCTGTCCACGGATGGCCGTGCGCTGACGCTGACGCCCACGAAGCCGCTGGCCGCTCCGGCGCGCGCCGAGGTGACGCTGGCGGCGGGGTTGACGGACGCTGTGGGCAACTTGGTGGTGCCTCCCTCGCCGTGGACCTTCACGGTGCCCCGCTGGCTGGCCGCGCCCGGCGCCGTGCCGCCAGTGCAGGCCGGGGAGCGCTTCGCCTCGCAGCCCATCCTCCAGCTCGACGCCACGGGCCAGCCGGTGGTGGCCTTCCTCTCCGCGAGCGGGCCCTCTACCTCCGCCGTGACGCGCACCGCCCGCTGGACGGGCAGCGCGTGGACGCCCCTGCTGGAGTCCGGTGCCAGTGAGGCGCTCGCGCTCGGCTTCGCGATGGGGCCGCAAGGCCGCATCATGTTCGCGAGCCTCCACCACCCGAGCAGCCAGCGCCTGGACGTGGACTTCCACACGCCCGGGAAGGAGCCGGCGACGGACTTCATCTTCGACTGCGTGGAGCCCGTCACGGCGGTGGGGCCGCTCGGCACGGGCGCGGTTGCCTGCGCCTATGCCTTGAGCGGCGTTCCGCCGTACTCGCTCGTCGTGGAGACCTTCGGCTCCGGAGCCGGGGCGGAGCTTTCGGTGCTGGGCGCTGGGGAGGCAGAGGACCAGCGCCTGCCCGCGCTCGCCCTCGATGCCGAGGACCGTCCGGTGGTGGCCTACCTGGACAAGCAAAAGGCCTTCGCGGTGGCGCGCTGGAGTGGCACGGCGTGGTCCTTCCTGGGCACCCGCCTCCAGACGCAGGGACTCAGCGGTGAGCCCATCGTGCGCATCGACTCAGCGAAGCAGCCCGTCCTGGCCTGGCGCGAGGTGGAGGGGAGCACGAGCCGGGTGCGCATCCACCGCTTCGTCGGGAGCAGCTGGTCCCAGGTGGTGTCCCCGTCGGGAGTGGCCCTGCCGCCCGCCAACGCACCGTCGCTGGCCATGACGCTGGACGGTAACGGCCAGCCGGTGCTGGCGTGGACGGAGGCCGGCACGCCCGCGAAGGTGCGCGTGTCTCGCTTCGACGGCTCCACCTGGACGTCGCTCGGTGACGTGTCGCGCGCTGGCGCGGACGTGCTGCTCGGACGGGGCGGGCTGGAGCTGGATGCGCAGGGCCGGCCGGTGCTGGGCACGGTGGTGCGCGCGGGAGGCGTCTCGGACGTGCAGGTGTGGCGCCTCAACGTCCCGTAG
- a CDS encoding cytochrome P450, with protein MKTYDLFAPASEAERHELYARMRAEPGLCRIEPFGAYAAARYDDVRTIQKDAQRFSSEALAVTAEPPWLGPNPVAQSLVTKDPPRHTQLRALVSRAFGASGMARLEAQVRREAETLAEAAVRRREVDFVDALSFVLPRNVIGRMLGLEPSTFTEFKRWSVNMGLISSAVPEQHQGIRDTVKEMEAYLGDVIAARRRQPGDDMVSDLLRAEVEGHQLTDAEVLSFLFLLLPAGMETTAQLIGNAALLLARFPEQLEHARADATHIPRFLEEVLRYEAPTQFAFRIAVTDVELSGTTVPAGSLVMGLVGSGNRDERVFEQPDRFLPGRDKGNQHLTFGHGIHFCLGAQLARMEARFALEALVPRIRAVKLRTPDVEWLPGLTIHGPRTLPVELVPA; from the coding sequence TTGAAGACGTACGACCTGTTCGCCCCCGCCTCCGAAGCCGAGCGCCATGAGTTGTACGCCCGCATGCGCGCCGAGCCCGGCCTGTGCCGCATCGAGCCCTTCGGTGCCTATGCCGCCGCCCGCTACGACGACGTGCGCACGATTCAGAAGGACGCTCAGCGCTTCTCGTCCGAGGCCCTCGCGGTGACGGCCGAGCCACCGTGGCTCGGGCCCAACCCGGTGGCACAGTCGCTCGTCACGAAGGACCCGCCGCGCCACACGCAGCTTCGCGCGCTCGTGAGCCGGGCCTTCGGCGCCTCGGGCATGGCCCGGCTGGAAGCCCAGGTGCGCCGCGAGGCCGAGACCCTGGCCGAGGCCGCCGTCCGCCGCCGCGAGGTGGACTTCGTGGACGCCCTCTCCTTCGTGCTCCCGCGCAACGTCATCGGCCGAATGCTCGGCCTGGAGCCGTCCACCTTCACCGAGTTCAAGCGCTGGTCCGTCAACATGGGCCTCATCAGCTCCGCCGTGCCTGAGCAGCACCAGGGCATCCGCGACACCGTGAAGGAGATGGAGGCCTACCTCGGAGACGTCATCGCCGCGCGCCGCCGCCAGCCCGGCGACGACATGGTGAGTGATTTGCTTCGCGCGGAAGTGGAGGGCCACCAGCTCACCGACGCGGAGGTCCTCTCCTTCCTCTTCCTGCTCCTGCCCGCGGGCATGGAGACGACGGCGCAGCTCATCGGCAACGCGGCCCTCCTCCTCGCCCGTTTCCCCGAGCAGCTCGAACACGCTCGCGCGGATGCGACGCACATTCCACGCTTCCTCGAGGAGGTACTCCGCTACGAGGCCCCCACGCAGTTCGCCTTCCGCATCGCCGTGACGGACGTGGAGCTGTCCGGCACGACGGTGCCCGCGGGGAGCCTCGTCATGGGACTCGTGGGTAGCGGCAACCGCGACGAGCGCGTCTTCGAGCAGCCGGACCGCTTCCTCCCCGGTCGCGACAAGGGCAACCAGCACCTCACCTTCGGGCACGGCATCCACTTCTGCCTGGGCGCGCAGCTCGCGCGCATGGAAGCCCGGTTCGCGCTGGAGGCGCTCGTACCGCGCATCCGCGCCGTGAAGCTCCGCACCCCGGACGTCGAGTGGCTTCCCGGCCTCACCATCCATGGACCCCGGACGCTGCCGGTGGAGCTCGTCCCCGCCTGA